The Denticeps clupeoides chromosome 5, fDenClu1.1, whole genome shotgun sequence genome includes a region encoding these proteins:
- the pou3f2b gene encoding POU domain, class 3, transcription factor 2 translates to MATAASNHYSILSSGAESGGMQQAAAYREAQSLLQGDYPLQSGGHPLSHAHQWITALSHGEAAAWSPGPLGEQDIKPVVPAGARDEMHGPGALQHPPSRPPHLVHQAHGNHHDARAWRSGMAASGVYPQPGFGVNGLVPGGGQGMHHHGLREAHEEHHSPHLSDHGHAASTQQQQHQQQQQQHQQQHQGHHDHSDEDTPTSDDLEQFAKQFKQRRIKLGFTQADVGLALGTLYGNVFSQTTICRFEALQLSFKNMCKLKPLLNKWLEEADSTSGSPTSLDKIAAQGRKRKKRTSIEVTVKGALESHFLKCPKPAASEITSLADSLQLEKEVVRVWFCNRRQKEKRMTPPGGALPGTEDVYGDTPPHHGVQTPVQ, encoded by the coding sequence ATGGCGACCGCAGCATCCAATCACTACAGCATCCTCAGCTCCGGCGCGGAGAGCGGCGGCATGCAGCAAGCCGCGGCGTACCGGGAGGCGCAGAGCCTGTTGCAGGGCGACTACCCGCTGCAGAGCGGCGGCCACCCGCTCAGCCACGCACACCAGTGGATCACGGCGCTGTCGCACGGGGAGGCGGCCGCCTGGTCGCCCGGTCCCCTCGGCGAGCAGGACATCAAGCCCGTGGTCCCGGCCGGCGCCCGGGACGAGATGCACGGCCCCGGGGCTCTGCAGCACCCGCCGTCGCGGCCGCCGCACCTGGTGCACCAGGCGCACGGGAACCACCACGACGCGCGGGCGTGGAGGAGCGGCATGGCGGCGTCCGGCGTGTACCCGCAGCCCGGCTTCGGCGTGAACGGCCTGGTCCCGGGCGGGGGGCAGGGGATGCACCACCACGGCCTGCGCGAGGCGCACGAGGAGCACCACAGCCCGCACCTCAGCGACCACGGACACGCGGCGTccacgcagcagcagcagcaccagcagcagcagcagcagcaccagcagcagcaccagggcCACCACGACCACTCGGACGAGGACACGCCGACCTCCGACGACCTGGAGCAGTTCGCCAAGCAGTTCAAGCAGCGGAGGATCAAGCTGGGCTTCACGCAGGCGGACGTGGGGCTGGCGCTGGGCACGCTGTACGGAAACGTCTTCTCCCAGACCACCATCTGCAGGTTCGAGGCCCTGCAGCTCAGCTTCAAGAACATGTGCAAGCTCAAGCCCTTGTTGAACAAGTGGCTGGAGGAGGCCGACTCCACGTCCGGCAGCCCCACGAGCTTGGACAAGATCGCGGCGcaggggaggaagaggaaaaagcgCACCTCCATCGAGGTGACCGTCAAGGGGGCTCTGGAGAGCCATTTCCTCAAGTGTCCCAAACCCGCCGCCTCGGAGATTACGTCGCTGGCGGACAGCTtgcagctggagaaggaggtggTCCGGGTTTGGTTTTGTAAcaggagacagaaagagaaacgCATGACGCCTCCCGGCGGCGCGCTGCCGGGGACCGAGGATGTGTACGGGGACACGCCGCCCCACCACGGGGTCCAGACGCCGGTACAATGA